The Armatimonadota bacterium genome segment GGCCGAGGGCGACCGGTTCACGGCTTTCTTAGTCCACGGAGATTCGCCCGGCCTGTCGATCGGGCAACAAGAGAGCAAGCTGGGCCTTCGGGGCTCGTCCACTGCCCGTATCGTGTTGGAAAGCGTGCCCGTTGCGCCCGACGATGTGTTAGGCAGGGTCGGCCAAGGCGCACAGGTCGCTCTCTTCACTTTGAACTTAGGGCGGTTCAAGATTGCCGCCGCCGCAACGGGCCTGGCCAAGGAGGCGATCCGACTGGCGACCGAATACGCCGCCGAGCGCAAACAGTTTGGCCAGACGATAGACAGCTTTCCCATGATCCGTCAGAAGCTGGCCGCTATGCGGGCCCTGATCTTCGCGGCCGAATCGTCGGTCTATCGGCTGGCGGGCGATTTGGAGGCCGTCTTCCAGGCCAACAAGGACGACCTCGCAAAGGCCGCGGCGGAGTTTGCTGCAGAGTGCGCCTTGGTCAAAGTGTTCGCCACCGAGATGCTCCAGTTCGTGGTCGATGAAGCCTTGCAGATCCATGGGGGCTACGGATTCTCCGAAGAGTTCCCCATCGCCCGCATCTATCGCGACATCCGCGTGTCTCGCATCTACGAGGGCACGAACGAGATCAATCGCTTGAACCTGATCGAGATGCTGAAAAAGCGAAGCGGCGCCAGCCTGACAGCGAGACCGACCGACGATCCGTTGCGCACGCTGGTCAAGAAAGGTCTAACCGATTACCAGGATCAGCGCACGGCACAACCGTTGGCCGACGCGCTCATTGGCCTGTACGCCATGGAGTCGGCGCAGGCGCGATGCGCGATGACCGGCAAACCCGACCATGCAGCGATGGCGAATTGGTATTCTTTGCGCGTTTTCCGCGGTTTGCCCGGTTGGCGCGCCGACATAGAAAATTTGGAGGGCTCGACGACTGCTGACGCAATATTAGATTCAACCGGAGGAGCATAAGATGGGCGCTTGGGGGGTTACGGTTTTCGAGAACGACGATGCGTTGGACTGGCTTGCGAACTTAGAAAAGTCCGAAGGCCACGGTCTTATCTATGACGCGCTGCGCGCGGTGGTAAACGCCGAATATGCCGAGGCGCCCGACTGCGAAACGGCATTGGCCGCGGCGGAGATCGTCGCTGCGTTAAGAGGCCTGCCGCACAAATCGCTGCCCGAAGAGGCGAGCGCCTGGGTGGAAGAGGACCACACCTTGCCTCCTCCCGATCTGCTGACCTTGGCCAGGCAAGCGGTCGTGAGGGTGCGCTCCGAATCGGAGCTGAAGGATCTGTGGGACGAGTCGGAAGAGTTGGAAGATTGGTTGAAAGGCTTGGCCGATTTAGAGCGCAGGCTGGTCTGACGCCTGCGCTCTAACTCGGAACGGCTAATTGCTGATCGCTGGTTCTTTGAACGGCAAATCGGGCGGCGAGCTCTCGCCCTTGCGAAAGATCACGCGCTCGTCTGCGTCCAACTGAGCGATGATCGAATCGCCCTCGGCAAAGCGGCCCATCAAGATCTCCTCCGAGAGCGGGTCTTCGATCATGCGCTGAACGGCTCGTCGCAACGGCCGGGCGCCAAAGTTCGCATCGAAACCGTCTCTCGCGATCAGTTCCTTGACGTCCAGCTCCACCGTCAGCGTCATCTTCTGCGTTGACAGTTGTTGCTCCAGTCTCTGCACCAGCAGATCGACGATGGCCAGAATGTCCTCGCGCACCAGCGGATGGAACACGATCACCTCGTCCACTCGGTTGATGAACTCGGGACGGAACATCTTCTTCATTTCGGCCGTCATCTTGTTCTTCATCGCCTCGTAGGCTTTGGAATCGTCGATCGGCGTTTTAGCCGAGCGGAAGCCCATTGCCTCGGTATCGGTCACCTCGCGGGCGCCCACGTTGCTGGTCATGATAATGACCGTGTTGCGGAAGTCCACCGTCCGACCTTGGCTGTCGGTCAAACGGCCGTCCTCCATCACCTGCAACAGCACGTTAAACACGTCTGGATGCGCCTTCTCGATTTCGTCTAACAGCACGACCGAGTAGGGTTGGCGTCGAACGGCTTCGGTCAATTGTCCGCCCTCGTCGTATCCGACATATCCGGGCGGCGCGCCGACCAATCGAGAAACCGTAAACCGATCCATATACTCCGACATGTCGATCCGGATCAGGTTGTTCTCGTTGTCGAACAGCAGTGCGGCCAAAGCGCGGGCCAGCTCCGTCTTACCAACGCCGGTCGGCCCCATGAAGATGAAGGTGCCCATCGGCCGCTTCGGATCCTTCAGCCCGCTGCGAGCGCGCCGCAAGGCTCTTGCGACGGCGTTGACCGCCTCGTCCTGGCCGATCAAACGTCGATGCAGTTCGTCCTCGATTCGCAGAAGCTTCTGCGTCTCGGCCTCTACTAAGCGCGTTACGGGGATGCCCGTCCAGCTCTGCACAATGTGCGCAATCTCTTCTTCGCCCACGATGTTGCTGGTTTCTTTTTTGGTCGCTTCCCACTGCTGCTCCAGTTCTTCGATCTTGGTCACCAGCTCGGCCATCTCGTTTTCGAGGGCTTTGGCTTCGTCGAAAAGCCCCTGCTGCCTGTTGCTGCTTATCTGCTTCTCGAGCAGGTCTTTCTGTCCTTTGGCGCGTCGAAGCTCCAACGGCGGCAAGGTCTGCTGCAAACGAACTCTTGAGGCCGCCTCGTCCAACAGGTCGATTGCCTTATCGGGCAAGAATCGGTCGTTGATATAGCGCGAGCTGAGCTTGGCGGCCTGCTCGATGGCGCCATCCGTGATGAACACCTTATGGTGCGTCTCGTACCGGTCTCGCAGACCCTTCAAAATCTCGATCGCGTCTTCGATCACCGGCTCGCGAACCTGCACCGGCTGGAATCGTCGCTCCAGCGCGGCATCGCGCTCGATATACTTGCGGTACTCGTCCATGGTCGTCGCGCCGATGCACTGGAGCTCTCCCCGCGCCAATGCAGGCTTCATGATGTTCGACGCGTCGATCGCGCCTTCGGCCGCGCCCGCGCCGACCAAGGTGTGAAGCTCATCGATGAAGAGCACCACCTCGCCCTGAGACTTGCGAACCTCTTCCAGAACGCGCTTCATCCGCTCTTCGAACTCGCCGCGATACTTGGTGCCGGCCACAAGCCCGGCCAAGTCCAGCGCGACGATTCGGCGGTCTTTCAAAGCTTCGGGCACATCGCCCTGAACGATCCTTTGCGCCAATCCCTCAGCTATAGCCGTCTTGCCAACGCCGGGAGCGCCGATCAACACCGGGTTGTTCTTGGTGCGCCGAGACAGAATCTGCATGACGCGCTCGATCTCGTTATGCCGTCCGATGACCGGGTCCAGCTTGCTGTTGCGCGCATGGTCGGTCAAGTCGCGCCCAAACTCGTCCAGCGTGGGCGTTCGGGATCGCTGGCTGCGATGCGGGCTGGACTGCTGCTCGGTCTCTTGCAGATGCATGACCTCTTTGCGCGCTCGCTCCAGATCGACGCCCAACTTGGAGAGGATTCGGGCCGCCAAGCCCTCGCCTTCGCGAATCAGGCCCAGCAACAGGTGCTCTGTGCCGATGTAGTTGTTATTGAGCTGTCGCGCCTCGTCGTAGGCCAGGTCGATGACCCGCCTTGCGCGAGGAGTCAGCTGCATCTCAGAGCCTTGGCGCGGCTCGCCTTTGTGGGCAAATCGCTCGACCTCTTGCTTGACGCGGTGCAACGTAACGCCCAATCGATCCAGGATGCGCGAGGCGACGCTGTCCGTCTCCCGCACCAGCCCCAGCAAAAGGTGCTCGGTGGATACTTGGTTCTCTCCAAGACGAGAGGCCTCGTCTTGGGCATAGAAGACCACCTTCCGAGCCCTTTCAGTAAATCTTTGCCACATCATATAATCTGCCTCCGGCGCGGGCCTCGTTGCCCTTGCCTACTCTTCTTTCCATGTCTGCCCGCACATTTCACGGATGGGCGGGTACGGCCTATGCTTCAATAATACCATTCTGGCCGACCTGGTAGGTTCGCCTATATTGAGAACGACGCCTCGGCTCCCAGGGTTCCCGGCGCATTCAAGTGCGCCATGCGGATTGAGAGTTGAACATAACCAGTCGCTCCCAATCAATTTCGCCGCTCGGCTTACAGAACTCTTTGGCGAACTCCATTGTCAACCGATTGATCGTCGCGGCGTACGACTCGACGAACAGATCGTTCTTCTCCTTCGCTTTGTAGCCCAAAGGCTTGATCAGCGTTACATAAAGTTCCGGATCGCCGGAGATAAACTCCCAAAACTTCTGGCCGCAGTACTTAAACCATTCGCCCTTGTCGGGGTTCCGCTCTTTGCCGTAACAGCATCCATTGACCGCAATCGCGTTTAGCTGCGAGTTGCTTGTCCTGAGCGTCTTCTTTGCCTGCCTGAAGTCTGACGCCATCTTGTTGATCTGCGAGCTGTTGCCCCAGTTTGGGCCAGACTTGATCGTTACGATGTAGCGCGCGTCGTCTTTGTCGAACTCCAAGTCGGTTCCCGTAATCCCTGATTTCCAACCGCCATAGACTTGAGCGTTCACGAAGATGGCAAGGCCTTCCAGCCAGTCGCCAAAGACGGTCTCTTCGTTCGACGAAAGATGGGCGTCCACAATGCCGCGCACGATCTGTTCGGCAGTCAGCGCGTTCTTCGCTCGAAAGAGATAGGGGTTCTTCCGTTTTATGACATTGGTAAGCCTGAGCCCGTCCAAGCCGTGTAAACGCTTGGCGTGAAAGTCGCCTATGGTCTCCTCAACGTACTGCTTTACGCTGCTTAGGTTTAGTCTCTTCATATTGAGCCTTCGGCTCGAAGAGGAGCAGAACCTTTGACTCCAACTCCCCCCTCACCATATCGTAATAGGCCGGCACAATGTCGATCCCGATCGAGTGCCTTCTCATTCGCTGAGCGGCTCGAAGAGTCGTGCCGGAACCCATAAACGGATCCAGCACTGTGTCGCCCTCCCGTGTAAAAAGCTTAATGAACCATTCGGGAAGCTCCTCCGGAAAGGCGGCGCTATGGTTCTTGTTGCCGCACTCCGTGGCCAAATGAAGCACGTTGGTCGGATAAGCCTGCGCGCGCTCAAGCCAGTTCGAAATGTTCTTGCCAAAACCGCTGCCCACTCTCGATTCGTCCCGCACCTTGTCCGTTTCCGATAGATTTCTGAGCCGAGACCGCGCCCAGTCGCCCATAGGCACCATGACTTCTTCCTGGTACATGCTGAACGTTCTACTCTTGTTGAACTGCAGCAACCGTTCCCAGGCATCGCGAAATCGGTTAGGCCATTTGCCCGGGTAGCAGTTCTTTTTGTGCCAGATAAACTCCTCCGTCCACAGCCAGCCCTGCTTTCTCATCTCAAGTATCAGCTCCATCACATAGGTGCTGCGCTCTCCGTTGACCACTTTTTCCTTGATGTTCAGCACGAAGGTCCCTCTGGGATTCAATACTCGGAGAAGTTGCTCGGAAATAGGCAAGAACCATTCGACATACTGATCAGGGTGTACACCGCCGTAGGTCTTAGCTCTCTGGTCGGCATAGGGCGGCGAGGTGAAGATCAAATCGACCGAGTTGTCGGGAAGTGCTTTCAGTTCTTCCTTGGCGTCGCCTAAATAGAGTTCGGTTCGGAGCTCCATATCGCTTCGCTATGCTACCTCCTTGGTCGGCCCCGATCGTCGTATTGGTCAAACTCGTAGACGTAGCGCCACCAGTTGTGCAGCAAGCCCTCCGCGCTCTGGCCGGGGGCTCTGGGCAAGCGAGCGAACCACCACTTCATGTAGTTGCGATGATAGTCCGGCCCGCCCCAAGTCTCTCGATTCACCGGCTTCTTCTGCCCGGTCAGCTTGGGGTAGTTCAGATAGTCGTCAGCGGAGCTCATCACGGTGCGTTCGTTGGCATAGTCGTAATCCTTCTCGGCGTTCGGCGGCCAATGGCACGTGCCCACCGCCGCAACGCCGTTCGACTGCCGATCGTTCGCCCCAAACCGAGCCCAGGGCGTCGTCAGCTCGTCCGCTCGCCATCCGCCCGATATCCGCGTCATGGTCGCCTCTGTGCGATGGCACAGGTTGTGCAGCATCTCTGCAACGCCCCGCTCATAGTTAAAGCCCATAATCGCGAAGGGCTTCTTGGTCTTAGCCTTCTCGTATACGCCGCCGTTGATGTAGAACGACCGCGGTCCGGCCATCGCCGACTCCCAAAATCCAAAGTAAGGCGCCCCAAAGATCCAAAGTTCGTCCGCCTTGCCCGAATCGATGGCCTGCTCGACCTTATTGTCCGAGATCGCGCGATAATAGTCCAGCCCGTCCGGTTCGTGCCAGCCCTTCCAAGCCTTCATGCAGGCCATGTACATGTCTTCGTCGTACTGATAGCCGTCCGTCTTGACCGGATAAACGTCCAGATCGCGCCACTCGACGATCCGGTGGCGCAGTAAGCCTTTCGACGCCTCTCGCAAGTCGCCCATGTAGCCGTCCGCCAACTTCCGCGGATCGTTCCACTTGCCTACAGCGTGCAGACGCTTGCCGCCCTCGCTTCGAACGATCGGATCGAAATTGAGAACCAAAACCTTGACATCGATCGGCCTTTCTTGAGCCATCCAATCACCTCATTGGCAGACGAATTCGAAACGTCGTGCCTTTGCCCATTGTGCTCTCGCCTTCGAACTCGCCCCGGTGCGCGTCAACGACTTTCTTTACGATCGCCACGCCCAAGCCGACGCGCCCCATGCGAGTGCTCATCGGCTCGCCGCGCAAGAGGCTTTTCAGCACATGCTCCGTGATTCCACGGCCGGTGTCCGCTACTTCGAACACCGCCCGGTCGCCTTGGCCGTACGTGTGCACCTTGACCGTACCGCCTTCCGGAGTCTCATGAAAGGCATTCTCCACCAAGTTTCTCAGCGCCCGACCGATCATGAAACGGTCGAACGTCGCCTTAACGCCCGGCTCGTGCTCCCGAACTAGCTTCACCTCGTACTGATCGACCATCCTTGCTTGAATGCGATCTAACTGGTAGTCGGCCACTGCCGAAAGCAAGTGCTCGCCCAACTGAGGCGTGGGCATCTGATCGTTCAACATATCGGACAAGAACGAGACGTATCGAATGAGATCGTGCGATCCGGTCTTGATCGGCTCCATCACCTCGGCGATCGATTGAATCGCCCCCAAATACTCGTCCGAGTTGGGCTGGGATCGGAGTTTTTCAAAATGCTCTTGCAGCACAACGTCCAGAAGCTCGATGCCGGAAGAGATCGGCGTAACCTTGTCCCGAATGTCGTGCGCCATGTCTCCCAGATAGTCCACGACCGCCGTGCGGCGCCCCTGCTCGGCCAAATCGGCCCGCTCGATGCTCATGGCCGCAATGCTGGCAATAACGTCGAGCGTCGTCAAGTCTTCATCCGTAAAGTCGCTCGGCTTGTTCACCAGCTGCATCACGCCGACCACAACACCGCCCGGATAGGCGATGGGCACCGTTACCAGATTGCGGGTTTCCTGTTTCAGCAGCTCATCGATCTCGTCGTCATGGGCGGGGTTTGCGTCTGGATTGTTATCGATCTGCCCCCGATTGGTCTGAAAAACCGTGCCAACAATACCTTGATCGTCGCGCAGCGAAAACCCCATGAGCAGCATCGCCTTTGGACCGATAACATACCGAAAACGAAGCTCCTTAGAGCGAGGCTCATGGCGCAGAATCGAACCGCCCGTCGCCCCGACGGCCTGCATGGCGGCCTCCAAAATGCCCCGCATCGCCTCCTGAATGTCTGTCGTGGTCGAGAGCAGCCGAGCAACCAAGTGAACAGCGTCCAAGAAGCGATTCTGGCTCATGATTAGCAGGAGTCTACCCCTTTGACCGGGAAGAGTGAACTCAAATGCGCCAGAGAAAGTACGACCTGATTATCAAGAACGCCCGTATCATAGACGGCACGGGCAAGCCCGAACTCCACGGCGATATCGCTATCAGCAACGGACGCATCGACGCCATCGGCAACCTCTCTAACGGCGCCGCCAAGGAAATCGACGCTCAGGGCGCGATCGCCTGCCCCGGTTTTATCGACGTGCACACGCACGCGGAAAACATCCTTACCCTGCCGCAGGCGGAGAACTTTCTGCGCATGGGAGTAACCACGCTGGTAACGGGAAATTGCGGGAGTTCGGCGCAGAACATCGACCAGTTCCTCAAGGACGCGGTCTCCAAAGGCGCGGGGGTCAACATCGCAACCTTGATCGGGCATAACACCGTGCGCAGCCGAGCAATGGGCGGCAGCCACAACCGTCCTCCAACCGCCGCCGAGATGGAACAGATGAAGCGGCTCGTCCGCGAAGGCCTGTCCCAAGGCGCTTTCGGTCTCTCCACCGGGCTGATCTACGTGCCGGGAACGTACTCGAATACAGAAGAGATCGTCCAGCTCGCCTCCGCCTGCACCGAATTCAAAGCGCTCTATGTCAGCCACATGCGCAACGAAGGCGCCGGCATCCACGGCGCATTGGACGAGCTCTTCGAGGTTGCCCGCCACAACAAGATCGGCGCTCAGATCTCCCACATCAAGCTCAGCGGTCCCTCCATGTGGGGCAAAGCAAATGAAATTCTGGACAAAATCGACAAAGCGCGCGAAGAGGGGCTGAGAATCTATCAAGACCAATATCTCTACACCGCCAGCAGCACCGGCATTTCAACGCTCATCCCGTCCGAGTTCCGCGAAGGCGGGCGCGAGCAGTTTCGCCAGCGCATCAACGATCCGGAAATTAGGCGACAGATCGGCGAGCAGATGAAAAAGAACCTTGAGCGGCGCGGAGCCGCCGACTACTCGTACGCAGTGATCGCCTCCTACGCCCGCGATCGTCGCCTGGTGGGTAAGAATCTGCCCGAAGCTGCCAAGATCGCCAAAGGCGGCGACACTCTGGATCATCAAATCGAACTGGTCATCGAAATCGAGGCCTCCGGCGGCGCGTCGGGAGTCTTTCACGGCATGAGCGAACCCGACGTCCGTACTTTTATGTCCCATCCCCGCACCATGATCGCCAGCGACAGCGGCGTGCGCCGAATGGGCGAAGGAGTCCCGCATCCCCGCGGATATGGCAACAACGCCCGTGCTTTGCACAAGTACGTTCGAGAGGAAAAGCGCCTCGAACTGAGCGAGGCCGTCCGCAAAATGACCTCGCTGCCCGCCGAAGCGTTCGGCATTCCTCAGCGCGGCCGCATCCTAGAAGGCTATTGGGCCGATATTGCGATTTTTCACCCGGACCGGGTCGTCGAACGAACGACCTACGATCGCCCGCATCAATTCTCAGAAGGCTTCTTGGCCGTCTTGGTGAACGGAAAAGAGGCCGTCGTAAAGGATCGTTGCCTCAACGCTCGCGCAGGCATGGCAGTCCGGCGGCAAGCGCTATAATCTGACAAAGCATCAGGAGGAGTTTAGCCATGCCGTTTTACGTTAAAATGGGCCAGGTGCCGGCCAAGAGGCACGTTCAATATCGCCGTCCCGACGGGGGCCTCTATGCCGAAGAGGTGATGGGACAAGAAGGCTTTTCGGGCAATCAGTCGATTCTATACCACCACTATCCGCCCACCCGCGTCGCTCGTTTCACCAAGGCTTACGAACGCTCGATCGACCCCATTGGCGACGAGATGCTCCAGATGCGCCACCTTCGCACTACCGAAATTCCTCCGCACGGCGACCCCATCGACGGCCGCGTCGAACTCCTCTTCAATAACGACGTTACGATCTCGCTCTCGCGCCCGACCGACCCGATGAACTACTTTTACAAGAACGCGGACGGCGACGACCTCGTCTTCATTCACGAAGGCACAGGGCGCTTGGAGACCCAGTTCGGCCATCTGAACTATCGCGAAGGCGACTATCTGATCATTCC includes the following:
- a CDS encoding acyl-CoA dehydrogenase family protein encodes the protein MSFGGSFLTEPPKNPFIPERFAPEERLMGEAAMRFARQEALPALESGGHSKMRGLLEKAAHLGLLGVDVPAEYGGLALSKPASALIAESLAIEPSFSVSQGVHTSVASFPLMIFGTADQQARYLPRLAAGELIGAYALTEAEAGSDALAGRTRAESDGKGGYRLTGGKMWITNAHIADLFIVFAKAEGDRFTAFLVHGDSPGLSIGQQESKLGLRGSSTARIVLESVPVAPDDVLGRVGQGAQVALFTLNLGRFKIAAAATGLAKEAIRLATEYAAERKQFGQTIDSFPMIRQKLAAMRALIFAAESSVYRLAGDLEAVFQANKDDLAKAAAEFAAECALVKVFATEMLQFVVDEALQIHGGYGFSEEFPIARIYRDIRVSRIYEGTNEINRLNLIEMLKKRSGASLTARPTDDPLRTLVKKGLTDYQDQRTAQPLADALIGLYAMESAQARCAMTGKPDHAAMANWYSLRVFRGLPGWRADIENLEGSTTADAILDSTGGA
- a CDS encoding DUF4259 domain-containing protein encodes the protein MGAWGVTVFENDDALDWLANLEKSEGHGLIYDALRAVVNAEYAEAPDCETALAAAEIVAALRGLPHKSLPEEASAWVEEDHTLPPPDLLTLARQAVVRVRSESELKDLWDESEELEDWLKGLADLERRLV
- a CDS encoding ATP-dependent Clp protease ATP-binding subunit, translated to MWQRFTERARKVVFYAQDEASRLGENQVSTEHLLLGLVRETDSVASRILDRLGVTLHRVKQEVERFAHKGEPRQGSEMQLTPRARRVIDLAYDEARQLNNNYIGTEHLLLGLIREGEGLAARILSKLGVDLERARKEVMHLQETEQQSSPHRSQRSRTPTLDEFGRDLTDHARNSKLDPVIGRHNEIERVMQILSRRTKNNPVLIGAPGVGKTAIAEGLAQRIVQGDVPEALKDRRIVALDLAGLVAGTKYRGEFEERMKRVLEEVRKSQGEVVLFIDELHTLVGAGAAEGAIDASNIMKPALARGELQCIGATTMDEYRKYIERDAALERRFQPVQVREPVIEDAIEILKGLRDRYETHHKVFITDGAIEQAAKLSSRYINDRFLPDKAIDLLDEAASRVRLQQTLPPLELRRAKGQKDLLEKQISSNRQQGLFDEAKALENEMAELVTKIEELEQQWEATKKETSNIVGEEEIAHIVQSWTGIPVTRLVEAETQKLLRIEDELHRRLIGQDEAVNAVARALRRARSGLKDPKRPMGTFIFMGPTGVGKTELARALAALLFDNENNLIRIDMSEYMDRFTVSRLVGAPPGYVGYDEGGQLTEAVRRQPYSVVLLDEIEKAHPDVFNVLLQVMEDGRLTDSQGRTVDFRNTVIIMTSNVGAREVTDTEAMGFRSAKTPIDDSKAYEAMKNKMTAEMKKMFRPEFINRVDEVIVFHPLVREDILAIVDLLVQRLEQQLSTQKMTLTVELDVKELIARDGFDANFGARPLRRAVQRMIEDPLSEEILMGRFAEGDSIIAQLDADERVIFRKGESSPPDLPFKEPAISN
- a CDS encoding cytosolic protein — translated: MKRLNLSSVKQYVEETIGDFHAKRLHGLDGLRLTNVIKRKNPYLFRAKNALTAEQIVRGIVDAHLSSNEETVFGDWLEGLAIFVNAQVYGGWKSGITGTDLEFDKDDARYIVTIKSGPNWGNSSQINKMASDFRQAKKTLRTSNSQLNAIAVNGCCYGKERNPDKGEWFKYCGQKFWEFISGDPELYVTLIKPLGYKAKEKNDLFVESYAATINRLTMEFAKEFCKPSGEIDWERLVMFNSQSAWRT
- a CDS encoding site-specific DNA-methyltransferase translates to MELRTELYLGDAKEELKALPDNSVDLIFTSPPYADQRAKTYGGVHPDQYVEWFLPISEQLLRVLNPRGTFVLNIKEKVVNGERSTYVMELILEMRKQGWLWTEEFIWHKKNCYPGKWPNRFRDAWERLLQFNKSRTFSMYQEEVMVPMGDWARSRLRNLSETDKVRDESRVGSGFGKNISNWLERAQAYPTNVLHLATECGNKNHSAAFPEELPEWFIKLFTREGDTVLDPFMGSGTTLRAAQRMRRHSIGIDIVPAYYDMVRGELESKVLLLFEPKAQYEETKPKQRKAVR
- a CDS encoding GAF domain-containing protein; this encodes MSQNRFLDAVHLVARLLSTTTDIQEAMRGILEAAMQAVGATGGSILRHEPRSKELRFRYVIGPKAMLLMGFSLRDDQGIVGTVFQTNRGQIDNNPDANPAHDDEIDELLKQETRNLVTVPIAYPGGVVVGVMQLVNKPSDFTDEDLTTLDVIASIAAMSIERADLAEQGRRTAVVDYLGDMAHDIRDKVTPISSGIELLDVVLQEHFEKLRSQPNSDEYLGAIQSIAEVMEPIKTGSHDLIRYVSFLSDMLNDQMPTPQLGEHLLSAVADYQLDRIQARMVDQYEVKLVREHEPGVKATFDRFMIGRALRNLVENAFHETPEGGTVKVHTYGQGDRAVFEVADTGRGITEHVLKSLLRGEPMSTRMGRVGLGVAIVKKVVDAHRGEFEGESTMGKGTTFRIRLPMR
- a CDS encoding D-aminoacylase — protein: MRQRKYDLIIKNARIIDGTGKPELHGDIAISNGRIDAIGNLSNGAAKEIDAQGAIACPGFIDVHTHAENILTLPQAENFLRMGVTTLVTGNCGSSAQNIDQFLKDAVSKGAGVNIATLIGHNTVRSRAMGGSHNRPPTAAEMEQMKRLVREGLSQGAFGLSTGLIYVPGTYSNTEEIVQLASACTEFKALYVSHMRNEGAGIHGALDELFEVARHNKIGAQISHIKLSGPSMWGKANEILDKIDKAREEGLRIYQDQYLYTASSTGISTLIPSEFREGGREQFRQRINDPEIRRQIGEQMKKNLERRGAADYSYAVIASYARDRRLVGKNLPEAAKIAKGGDTLDHQIELVIEIEASGGASGVFHGMSEPDVRTFMSHPRTMIASDSGVRRMGEGVPHPRGYGNNARALHKYVREEKRLELSEAVRKMTSLPAEAFGIPQRGRILEGYWADIAIFHPDRVVERTTYDRPHQFSEGFLAVLVNGKEAVVKDRCLNARAGMAVRRQAL